In Pseudonocardia sp. C8, one genomic interval encodes:
- a CDS encoding acyl-CoA dehydrogenase family protein: MKLVLDAEQEDLRAAVRKFLADRAPSERVRAVMDGDPGHDPAVWTGLAGLGVLGLVVPEELGGAGAGHVDRSVVAEELGRALTPVPFLASAVLATDALLALDDDGARAELLPRLAAGELVGTVAVAEHGGEWDRTGGDTTAAERDGRWELTGVKTPVLAGDTADVVLVVARTPDGPGWFAVDAGAAGLARTRLTGLDPTRRVARLEFDGTPARRLATADAAAAVDLVADLAAVALAAEQAGLLQRAMELTVDHAKVRVQFGRPIGSYQAVKHGCADMYSAWELAVSVLRHAAWTADHDRAELPVAAALAQTYIGPAAFTTATGMIQYHGGIGYTWEHDAHLFYKRAKSAEQLLGPPSGHRARLADRIGV; this comes from the coding sequence GTGAAGCTCGTGCTCGACGCCGAGCAGGAGGACCTGCGCGCGGCGGTGCGGAAGTTCCTGGCCGACCGGGCCCCGTCCGAGCGGGTCCGCGCCGTGATGGACGGCGACCCCGGCCACGACCCTGCGGTGTGGACCGGGCTCGCCGGTCTCGGCGTGCTCGGGCTGGTGGTGCCCGAGGAGCTGGGCGGTGCCGGCGCGGGCCACGTGGACCGGTCGGTCGTCGCCGAGGAGCTGGGACGCGCGCTCACCCCGGTGCCGTTCCTCGCCTCCGCGGTGCTGGCCACCGACGCCCTCCTGGCCCTCGACGACGACGGTGCCCGCGCCGAGCTGCTCCCGCGGCTCGCGGCCGGCGAGCTGGTCGGCACCGTGGCCGTCGCCGAGCACGGCGGGGAGTGGGACCGGACCGGCGGGGACACCACGGCCGCCGAGCGGGACGGCCGGTGGGAGCTCACCGGGGTCAAGACGCCGGTGCTCGCCGGGGACACCGCCGACGTCGTGCTCGTCGTCGCGCGGACCCCGGACGGGCCGGGGTGGTTCGCCGTCGATGCCGGTGCCGCCGGGCTCGCCCGCACGCGCCTGACCGGGCTGGACCCGACCCGCCGCGTCGCCCGCCTCGAGTTCGACGGCACCCCGGCCCGCCGGCTCGCGACCGCCGACGCCGCGGCCGCGGTGGACCTGGTGGCCGACCTCGCGGCCGTGGCACTGGCCGCCGAGCAGGCCGGCCTCCTGCAGCGCGCGATGGAGCTGACCGTCGACCACGCGAAGGTGCGGGTGCAGTTCGGCCGCCCGATCGGCTCCTACCAGGCGGTCAAGCACGGCTGCGCCGACATGTACAGCGCCTGGGAGCTCGCGGTCTCGGTGCTGCGGCATGCCGCCTGGACCGCCGACCACGACCGGGCGGAGCTGCCGGTGGCCGCCGCGCTCGCCCAGACCTACATCGGCCCGGCCGCGTTCACCACCGCCACCGGCATGATCCAGTACCACGGCGGGATCGGCTACACCTGGGAGCACGACGCGCACCTGTTCTACAAGCGGGCCAAGAGCGCCGAGCAGCTGCTGGGCCCGCCGTCGGGCCACCGCGCCCGGCTCGCCGACCGGATCGGGGTGTAG
- a CDS encoding acyl-CoA dehydrogenase family protein: MTAVEETGNESAVLQEYRRALRTWLEKHAPGPVAGLSGEEYLRTAREFQAALHDAGYAGITWPREMGGQGLGQAEQQVFADEAAAYDLPLYPFMIGMGMCGPTVVDLGTAEQQRRYLPPLLRGEEIWCQLFSEPGAGSDVASLQTRAVRDGDRWVVNGQKVWTTNAQFADFGALLARTDPDRPKHAGLTMFVVDMHAPGVTVRPLKDMSGRAPFNEVYFDDVEIPAQDVLGEIGGGWAAAVTMLGHERVSIGGRQRARSNPLEFASLAELARRTGAGRDPVRRDRLAELYAHERALELLNVRMRQEAAAGRSPGARGSVAKLAGALQARRAIEVAGEIAGADAVAWDPGDERAAELALAINSAPASSIAGGTNEIQRSIIGERILGLPKEPQVDRDVPFRDLAVGTRRREGDR; the protein is encoded by the coding sequence ATGACCGCGGTCGAGGAGACCGGGAACGAGAGCGCGGTGCTGCAGGAGTACCGCCGCGCGCTGCGGACCTGGCTCGAGAAGCACGCACCCGGCCCGGTCGCCGGGCTGTCCGGTGAGGAGTACCTGCGCACGGCCCGGGAGTTCCAGGCCGCGCTGCACGACGCGGGCTACGCCGGTATCACCTGGCCGCGGGAGATGGGCGGGCAGGGCCTCGGCCAGGCCGAGCAGCAGGTGTTCGCCGACGAGGCCGCCGCGTACGACCTCCCGCTGTACCCGTTCATGATCGGGATGGGGATGTGCGGGCCGACCGTCGTCGACCTCGGCACCGCGGAGCAGCAGCGGCGCTACCTGCCGCCGCTGCTGCGCGGCGAGGAGATCTGGTGCCAGCTGTTCTCCGAGCCCGGCGCCGGCTCCGACGTCGCGAGCCTGCAGACCCGGGCGGTCCGCGACGGGGACCGGTGGGTGGTCAACGGCCAGAAGGTGTGGACGACCAACGCCCAGTTCGCCGACTTCGGCGCCCTGCTCGCGCGCACCGACCCGGACCGGCCCAAGCACGCCGGGCTGACCATGTTCGTCGTCGACATGCACGCGCCCGGGGTCACGGTGCGCCCGCTCAAGGACATGTCCGGGCGGGCCCCGTTCAACGAGGTCTACTTCGACGACGTCGAGATCCCGGCGCAGGACGTGCTCGGCGAGATCGGCGGGGGCTGGGCCGCCGCCGTGACGATGCTCGGGCACGAGCGGGTGTCGATCGGCGGCCGGCAGCGGGCGCGGTCCAACCCGCTCGAGTTCGCCTCGCTCGCCGAGCTGGCCCGCCGGACCGGTGCCGGCCGCGACCCGGTGCGGCGCGATCGGCTCGCCGAGCTCTACGCGCACGAGCGCGCGCTCGAGCTGCTCAACGTCCGGATGCGGCAGGAGGCCGCGGCGGGACGGTCGCCGGGCGCCCGCGGGTCGGTCGCCAAGCTGGCCGGCGCGCTGCAGGCCCGGCGGGCCATCGAGGTCGCGGGCGAGATCGCGGGGGCGGACGCGGTGGCCTGGGACCCGGGTGACGAGCGCGCCGCCGAGCTCGCGCTCGCGATCAACTCGGCCCCGGCGTCGAGCATCGCCGGCGGCACCAACGAGATCCAGCGCAGCATCATCGGCGAGCGGATCCTCGGGCTCCCGAAGGAGCCCCAGGTGGACCGGGACGTGCCGTTCCGCGATCTCGCGGTCGGCACCCGGCGACGGGAGGGGGACCGGTGA